GCAGCAACAAATACGACGCTGCATTTAGTTCGGCCGTTAGGCTTTTCAACAGATGATAAAATGTTAAAGCGAGCTGGATTGGATTACTGGGAATTTGTAAATGTGGTGTATCATGATTCATTAGAAGAAGTATTTGAAAAGTATCCTGAAGCAGGCTTTTACTTCATCACAAAATTTGGTCAACAGCCACATACAACATTTGATTATAGTGACTTAGAGCAGGATCATTTCTTCGTATTTGGGAGAGAAACAAAGGGTCTGCCAAAGCACATTATTGAAGAGAACATGGAAAGATGTCTTCGTTTACCGATGACAGAAAATGTTCGTTCTTTAAATTTATCTAATACAGCAGCTATTTTAATCTATGAAGCGCTGCGTCAACAAAATTACGCTGGTTTATCTTAAATAAAAAGCGAGGTTCAATAAAATTTGAACCTCGCTTTTTTATTTATGTCGACGATGATATGTAGTGGTTATTTTTTAACGCCCGGTTTATCATTGTATCCCGCTCTGAAGATGGATGCTAAAAAAGCAATTGTTACTCCTAATACTAAAAGTAAGCGCATTGATTTTCCTCCTCAATCTAATTAAAAGGATTATACAGCTACTGCAGTTAAAACCGACTTCCCATATCTCATGATGATAATAATGACAAAATAACTCTTCTAGAGACGTAAGTTCTCTAATAAAATTTAACCGTTCCTTCTTACTCTTTTATTATAGCTAATAAATACTTCACTGTGAATGCCTAGCAAGGACAAATTTCTGAATTTTACAATTTAAAAAGCATGTTCAAACATTTTGCTGCATAGATTGTATTAATCTTGTTCACTAGCACCATAACTAGTAGGGGAGGTCCTTTAATGGATATATTAAAGAAAGTTGAAAGATACCGCGAAGAAGAGAATCGTCTTAAGTGGGAAGGGACATTTGAAGAGTACCTAAAGCTGATTAAAGATGAGCCTTTAATTGCTCAGCCTGCACACTCTAGAGTATACAACATGATAAAGGATGCAGGAATTGAAGAGGTAAATGGTAAAAGACATTATAAATTTTTCAGTGGACAAATGTTTGGACTTGAAGATTCGCTAGAACGCTTGGTGGAAGAATATTTTCACCCAGCTGCAAAGCGTTTAGATGTTCGTAAACGTATTTTACTTTTAATGGGTCCAGTAAGTGGTGGTAAATCGACGCTAGTGACCATGTTAAAAAGAGGGCTTGAAGCTTATTCGCTTACTGATCGAGGAGCTGTTTACGCTATTAAAGGATGCCCAATGCATGAAGATCCGCTGCATTTAATTCCACATCATTTACGTAAAGACTTCTTTGAAGAGTATGGTATCCGAATTGAAGGAAACTTATCTCCTTTAAATACAATGCGATTAGAGGAAGAGTATGGAGGCAGAATTGAAGACGTCATCATCGAACGCATTTTCTTCTCAGAGGACAAACGAACTGGAATTGGAACGTTCAGTCCTTCTGATCCGAAATCTCAAGACATTGCTGACCTAACAGGAAGCATTGACTTTTCAACAATTGCAGAGTATGGATCTGAGTCAGATCCGCGCGCTTACCGCTTTGACGGAGAGCTTAATAAAGCAAACCGGGGAATGATGGAGTTCCAGGAGATGTTAAAATGTGACGAGAAATTTTTATGGCATTTACTCTCTTTAACCCAAGAAGGAAACTTTAAAGCAGGAAGATTTGCTTTAATTAGTGCAGATGAATTAATCGTAGCGCATACAAATGAAACAGAGTATCGCTCGTTTATTTCCAATAAGAAAAATGAAGCTTTGCATTCACGAATTATTGTAATGCCTGTTCCATATAACTTAAAAGTGAGTGATGAGGAAAAAATTTATGACAAAATGATTCGTGAAAGTGACGTATCAGATGTTCATATTGCCCCTCATACACTACGTATTGCGTCTATTTTTACTACGTTAACAAGATTAAAAGAGCCTAAAAAAGGCGATATCGATTTGTTAAAGAAAATGCGCTTATACGACGGTCAATCTGTAGAAGGCTATAATGATGCAGACGTAGAAGAGTTACAAAAAGAATATACGGATGAAGGAATGAGCGGTATTGATCCTCGTTATGTCATTAACCGCATTTCATCTACCATCATTCGAAAAGATATTAAATCAATCAATGCATTAGATGTACTGCGTTCATTGAAGGAAGGATTAGCACAGCATGCGTCTATTTCTGCTGAGGACCGAGAGCGTTACCTGAATTATATTTCTCTGGCGCGTAAAGAATATGATGAAATTGCTAAAAAAGAAGTGCAAAAAGCGTTCGTTTATTCTTACGAAGAGTCTGCTAAAACATTAATGGATAATTATTTAGATAATGTCGAAGCATACTGCAACAAAAATAAGCTTCGTGATCCGCTAACAGGAGAAGAGCTAAATCCAGATGATAAATTAATGCGTTCAATTGAAGAACAAATTGGTATTTCAGAAAATGCGAAAAAAGCATTCCGCGAAGAAATCTTAATTCGTATTTCCGCTTATGCACGTAAAGGAAAACGATTTGACTATAATTCTCATGAACGCTTACGTGAAGCGATTCAGAAAAAACTGTTTGCAGATTTAAAAGACGTAGTGAAAATTACAACGTCCACTAAAACACCAGATGAGCAGCAGCTGAAGAAAGTAAATGAAGTAGTGGCTCGATTGATTGATGAGCATGGGTACAATTCAGTATCTGCTAATGAACTGCTGCGCTATGTAGGAAGTTTGTTAAATCGATAACTCAGTACTAACAAGAAAACATGGCACTTCCGATCTGTGCCATGTTTTTCTTATCTCTTAAAATAAACTCTGCATAATTAGGCTAGTGTGTAGTACGCATTGCACTTAACCATCATATGATAAGTCATAAACATATACATGACACTAGACACTATAAAATGAATAGTTAATAGTAAAAGAATTAGTTAGCAAGTATACCATTCTTGCGCATAGGATAAGAGTAACCAACCTTTGAACTAAAGGTATTTGTCAGAAACTTTCGGTATAGCTTATGCATGCCGAGTAAAAACGTGCAGGTGTTTTTTAAATAAGGAGGGGAATAGCGTGGGAAAAGAAGTAGATAAAAGTTTTGCTGTCTCAAAAGAAGACTGGTCCCTCCATCGTAAAGGCCACGATGATCAAAAAAGACATCAAGAAAAAATTAAAGAAGCCATTAAAAATAATTTACCGGACTTAATTACAGAAGAAAATATCGTGATGTCCAATGGAAGAGAAGTTGTTAAAATCCCGATCAAATCATTGGATGAATATCGAATTCGGTACAATTATGATAAAAACAAACATGTGGGTCAAGGTGATGGAGACAGTAAAGTTGGGGATGTAGTAGCACGTGACGGATCTGCTGGAGATGGTCAAAAAGGAGCAGGAAAAGGTCAAGGAGCAGGTGATCAGGCTGGAGAAGACTACTTTGAAGCGGAAGTGTCCCTCATGGAGCTTCAAGAGGCTTTATTTGCTCAATTAGAACTGCCTAATCTTCAGCGAAAAGAATCTGATCAAATTGTTGTGGAACACATTGAATTTAATGATATACGACGTACAGGTTTGATGGGGAATATTGATAAAAAACGAACGATGATGAGCGCTTATAAGCGAAACGCAATGACAGGAAAGCCTGCTTTTCATCCTATTTATCCGGAGGATTTAAAATTTAAAACGTGGAATGAAGTTATAAAGCCAGAATCGAAAGCAGTCGTTTTAGCTATGATGGATACGAGCGGTTCGATGGGCATATGGGAAAAATATATGGCACGAAGCTTTTTCTTTTGGATGACACGCTTTTTACGTACGAAATACGAAACGGTGGAAATTGAATTTATTGCGCATCATACAGAGGCAAAAGTAGTGTCAGAAGAAGACTTCTTCTCCAAAGGAGAAAGTGGAGGAACCATCTGCTCATCTGCTTACCGAAAAGCGCTTGAATTAATTAACCAAAAGTATGATCCGAGCCGTTACAATATTTACCCGTTTCATTTTTCAGATGGTGATAACTTAACTTCAGATAACGCAAGGTGTGTAAAGTTAGTAAATGAATTAATGAAAGTGTCAAATATGTTTGGGTATGGGGAAGTAAATCAGTACAATCGACATTCCACTTTAATGTCTGCGTACAAAAACATTCAAGACGAAAGCTTTAGACACTTTATTTTAAAACAAAAATCAGACGTTTTTCATGCGATGAAAAGCTTTTTTAGAAAAGAGACCGAAGACCAAAAATATGCATAACCTAAAAGGCCTAGACTTGTTATCTAGGTCTTTTTTATGCGGTTTATTCAGCGCTTCTTTGGAGATAGTAAAAGTACGACTTTATCCAAAAGGAGAATAAGTGAATGAACGAAAATATAAAGAGTGAAATGCAAAAACATCAACAAAATCAGCGGTTGAATGCAGCCGAGTTAGGTTACTTATGGGCGCAATATTTAGGCGATACGCTGTATGTATGCGTTCTTGGATATTTTCTATCTGTTGTAAAAGATCCAGAGATTAAGGAACTTTTAAAAAAAGCACATCAGTTTTCACAAACTCATGTAGACGAATTGACGGAATTATTCAGTTCAGAAAAAATTCCAATTCCAGTAGGGTTTGGGGAACAAGATGTGAACAAAGGAGTTCCTGCTTTATTCGATGATATTTTTATGGCTATTTATGTAAACGAAATGGCCATTGGAGGTATGAAGAAATATGCCAGAGCGCTAAGCGCAGTGAGAAGGCAAGATATTTATGACCACCTATCTCGATGTGTAAAAGAAAGCGACATTCTTTTAGAGAATTCTAACCACGTTATTTTAAGAAAAAGCATGCTGATGAGACCTCCGGTTATTCCTTATCCTGTAAAAGTGAATTTTGTGGACGAAAAAACATTTATATCACCATTTTTCTCTCAAATGCATCCTTTAACTTCTTTAGAGGTTACCGCTATTCAAGAAATTGTTAATACAAATGTATTAGGTAAAACGCTGATGCTGGCCTTTAGTCAAGTAGCTACCACACAAAAATTACGCTCTTATTTTTTTGATGGAGTCAAGCTTGCAAGTAAGCAAATCAAGCACTTCACCGAATTACTGTCTGAAGCTGATTTACCAAGTCCGAGGTTGCTTGATGCATATGTAACCAACTCAACGATTTCACCGTTTTCAGATAAGCTGATGATGTATCATACTTCTACAGCGGTGACGATCGCTATTGATAACTGCGGTGCTGGTTTGTCTATGGCCTTCCGTTCGGATGTAGCAGTAGAATTTTCTCAGCTAATTGGGCGTATAGGGAAGTACGGAAAAGATGGAATTCGAATTATGATTGAGCAAGGGTGGATGGAAGAACCTCCAATGGCAACTGATCGTAAGAAGTTGGCAGAGAAATAAGAAAGATATGTTGTGGATTATCAGTAATTTTGCGGTGCTGAAACATATATAGCTAAATGAAAATAGGTTGCTCTAGACCCACTTGAATGAACAGTGATAAGATAAAAAAGCTGATTTTTCAAGAAGTAAGTCGAGGTGTGCAAATGAATAATAGTATAAGGGAGTCCATTGCGAAAAAAGTAGCATGGATTAGCGTATGGAGCAATATTGCCCTTACGCTAGGAAAAGTAATAGTAGGATGGATTGGAAATAGTGATGCCGTATTTGCTGATGGTATTCACTCTGCAGCGGACGTATTTGCCTCTATTATTGTCTTGTTGGTTATACGAGTAGCAAATAAGCCAGCAGATGATGATCATCCATACGGGCATGGAAAAGCAGAAGTAATTGTCTCAGGAATTGTAGGAATTATTTTATTGCTTGTATCATTTTATGTGGTATTTGAAGGAGTCGTTGGTTTATTCCATCCGGTTGAATCTCCAAATATTTTAGCCATGTGGATTGCTGTTATTTCATACATAGCAAAGGTATTATTGTACCGTTATTCTTTAAACGTAGCCAAGCAGCACCACAGTAAGGCAATTGAGGCAATTGCATTTGATCATAAAGCAGATATTGTTGCTTCTATTGCAGCGGCAATTGGTGTTTTATTATCCATTATTGGTGATAAAATGGATGTTCAACTGCTGTTATACGGAGATAAAATAGCAAGTATCTTTGTTGCTTATTTAATTTTTAACATTGCCAGACAAATGATGGGAGAGTCTTTTCAAATCTTAATGGAAGGCAATATTGATGAAGAGCTACTGAAAGAACTTGAAGAAAGTATTTATGAATTTGAAGATGTGAAGCGGATTGATCGCGTCCGAGCAAGAGAACATGGCCATTACATATTAGTGGATGTACGTATTTCAATTGACCACTTTAAAACAATTAAGGAAGGTCATGATTTAGGACGAGAAATCAAAGCTACACTTATGAAAAAGCATGATAATATTCAAGAAGTACTGATTCATTTGAATCCGTATTTTCCAGATTAAAAAGACGCAGCGAAAAAATTTCCGCTGCGTCTTTTTGCATTTTTTACATACTATTCATTTTTTTAGAAACAATGAATAATAACAAGAGACATCGAGGCAGGTGAGTGGCACTGTTAATCAAACGAAGATCTAAATGGAAAAAAAGTCCTATCTCCCTTGAAGCAGAAGAAAAAGCAGAAATTGAACCTGGTAAAAACATAGAAGAAATTGTAAAAGAACTTGAAGAACGGTTAGATTATTCAAACGATATAGGGAAAAGACAGCTGAAATTTAATCACGAGAGTGCACTTTTAGTCTATTTTGTCCCTCTTATGGATTCAATGAAGCTAAACGATCATGTTATCAAACCTTTATTAATAGAAAAAGAAGGAGAGATAAAAGAAGTCATACAGGCCGCTTCGATTACTCCTGCAAAAGATTTGGATGAAATGATTAGTTTAATGAGCCGAGGTGCGTCTATTCTACTAATTGAGAATGATTCGTTTGTGTATGCAATTGACTCTACCAAAACGGCTACAAGAGAAGTTAATCAAGCACTGAACGAAAAAGTGGTTAGAGGTTCACAGGAAAGTTTTGTTGAGAGTTTGGACAAAAATCTAAACATGATGCGTCAAAAATTTTTAGATGGAAGCCTTATTGTACGCTACATCGAAGTAGGCAGTATTTCACGCACTCGAGTAGCAGTTTTATATCTGAAAAATATAGCGAACATAGAAATTTGTAATATGATTATTGATCGTATCAAACAAATTGAAGTGGATGGAGTGGATAGTGGGAGTGTCATTGAAGAGGCTCTAGAAGATTCACCTCTGTCACCATTTCCTCAGCTGCTGAATACAGAAAGGCCGGATCGAGTAATGGGTAACTTGTTAGAAGGAAGAATGGCAGTTTTAACAAATGGTAATAGTTCTGCATTGATTGCCCCTGTTAACTTTTTTACTTTTTATCAATCACCCGAAGATTATAATACGCGTGCACTTTATGGCTCATTTTTCCGGCTTTTACGCGTATTTAGTTTTTTTGTTGCGATGAGTTTACCTGCAATTTATATAGCAACGATTTCTTTTCATTACGAGTTAATTCCTCTAGACTTAGTTTTTACCGTAAAAGGCTCTCTTGAGAACGTTCCGTTTCCTCCGATAGTAGAAGCGTTTATTATGGTTTTAATATTAGAGTTACTAAAAGAGGCGTCGCTCAGGCTACCTTCATCAATTGCTCAAACAATTGGAGTCGTTGGGGGATTAGTTATCGGCACGGCCATTGTTGAGGCGAGTTTAGTTTCAAATATGATGATTATTGTTATTGCTCTAACAGCCGTTTCTTCCTTTGTTGTGCCGTCAAACGAAATGAGTACCACGCTGCGGATTTTAAGTTTTCCTATGATGATTGGAGCAGCCGCTTTTGGCTATTTGGGTATTGTTTTTGTACTAGTTCTTATTGTTATGCATTTAGTTATTTTAGAGTCTATTACGATGCCTTACTTAATCCCTTTTGCGCCATTTAAATTTTCTGGCTTAAAGGATGTTTTTATAAGGATGCATCAGCTCTATTTGAATGAAAGGCCTGCTAACGCTAAGCCTCAAAAACGCCAACGTCAAAAAGCGATAAGGAATTGGGATTCAAATGAATAAAAATAGTATTTCAGCCAGCCAGCTGTTCTTTATCATTTTGCAAACTCAAATTGGTATTGGTGTTTTAGGGTTACCTTATAACTTATTTAAGACGGCGCATACGGACGGCTGGATTTCCATGTTAATTAGCGGGTGTATAATTCAAGTCATTACATTGTTCCACTGGGGACTAACGCATCGGTTGCCAGGTCTAACTTTATATCAAATGACCAGCAAGCTGCTTGGTAAGTGGATAGGGAATTTTCTAAATGTAGGATATGTATTTTATTACATCATTGTTTCAAGTGTTATTACTGTTTTGTATGTAAACGTGTTAAAGCGCTGGCTGTACCACTTAACCCCAGCATATGTTTTGGTCCTTTTATTAGTTGTTATTGCCCTATATTTTGCAAAAGAGAATGTTCGAAACATAGGGCGTTTTTTTACAATTGTATCTGTATTTTTAATCATTTTAGTCTTACTGGTGTCAAATGCTTATAAAGAGGCTGATGTCCGGTATCTATTTCCGATTGGGCACAGCGGTATTCAAAATATCTTGCTAGCGTCAAAAGAAGGAAGTATCTCAATGCTAGGCTTTGAAGCCATTTTGATTTTAGCACCGTTTGTAAAGGCAAAATCCACTATGACATTGAAAATGGTCATGCTTAGTAATTGTATCGTTACGATTTTATATGTGTATATTATCATTGCTTGTTATATGTTTTTTAGCCCAGATGAAATTTTAATTGTACCAGAACCGGTTTTATATATTTTGAAGGCGACACAAAACTCAGTGATTGAACGAATCGATTTGGTTTTTATTACTTTTTGGATTATTTCTGTTATTACGTCCCTTATTATGTACGTGTATATTTCAAGTGTAGGCATGCAGGAAATATTCAAAAAGAAAACTCACCGTCCGTTTGTTCCAATTGTATTGATATTCGTAACAGGTCTTTCTATTTATTTTTCAAGAACGGATAATCTTGTGGCAGCTTTGTCACAGGCAACTAACTACTTAATTTACGTATTCATTTTCTGTATTCCTATTTGTTTGTTAATTCTATCATGGATAAGAAAAGGAACAGTAAAAAATGAAGTATAAACTTATCAAGGTATTGAGCATATGTTTAATTTTAAGTTTTCTAACAGGATGCTGGGATCAAAAATTGTTAAAAGATACGATGTTTTTGTCTACAGTGGCTTATGAAAAAAAGAAAGATAAGGTGATTTCTACTATTGCGATCCGTTCCTATACGTCTAAAGAAGGGACATTAGTGAATAAAACCTATCATGTAGCAGGGGATTCACCTCGAGACGATCGTACAAAAATTAACCAGCAGGTTTCTGGAATTGTTATGTCTGCTAAAAAAAGAATTGTTTTATTTGAAAATCAATTAGCTAAGGAGGGTGTATTAGAATTATCCGACGTTTTATATCGCACATCAGAAAGTCCTTTGACAGCTAAGTATGTCATTGTAGAAGGAAAGCCGAGTACCATAGTTGAATTACAGCAAGTAGGAGAAGAGCTAATTGGAGAGTATTTAGACGGAGTTGTTCATACGGCTGAAGTCAATTCTTTAGTGCCTGTTGAAACTCTTCAGTCACTTTGTACCGTTTTATTTGATGAAGGAAAAGGACTAGCACTCCCTTATGTGAAATTAAATACTGAAAATAAGACCGTTGATGTAATCGGTACAGCTTTATTTAATGAAGATAAATTTTCAGGCATTACATTAAATCCTGAGGAATCCAAGGTGCTTCTTTTATTAGGAAATCAAAAAGATAAATATATGATTATGAGTCACAAAATTACCATACATGATCAACAGTATGTAGTATCGTATGATGTGTCAGGCGCTAAAGCAAAAATGCACCTTAAACCGGATGCGATGTACGGAGCGAAAGTAACCATACCGCTACATGTAAAAGTAAGCATTAATGAATTTACCAAAAATGAAATGTCATCTCCTGCATTGACAAAAAAGGTGCAGGAAGAAATTGAAAAGATTCTACAAAAAAAAGCTGAAAAAGTAGTTGGAAAGCTACAAAAAGCTAACTGTGATTTTCTGGAAATAGGAAGAGAAGCAGCTGCTTATCATCCGAGTATATGGAAAAGGCTTAAATGGAGACAGGACTATAAAAACATCTCGATTAATCCGAAAGTACAAGTGGAAATTATCCATCGTGGAATTATTAATTAAAAAAAGTCATGCGAAACGCATGGCTTTTTTTAAGTGGAAAAATGTTAGTTTACAAAATAATAAAAAGGGAATTGTATTTATTTATTGATGTGATAGGATAAAAAAAGCATGTAAATCCATTCACTACGAATGAAAGCAGTGGACATATACATATAGATAATAATAAATGGTTTGGGGAGTCAAAGAAGGTGATGTTGAAGTGAATGTAAGCATCAGGTCAATCGTTAAAAAAGTCATGTTCATTCTATTTATTGCGTACGGGGCAGTGGTCATTTATGCTACTCTCATACGGGAAAACGAACATGTTTACGGAAAAGCAATGAACTTGGATTTATTTAGTACAATCCGTCTGATGTGGGACAGCGGTAATATAATGCTCACTCTGACAAATATACTGGGAAATATCGTGATGTTTGCGCCGCTTGGAATGTTTATTCCGTTGTTTATGAAGTGGTTTGACGGTTTTATTCAAGTCTTTACGACTGGTTTCTTAATCAGTTTTCTGATTGAAATTTTACAGTACAAGCTAACGGAACGAGTATTTGATATTGATGATATCTTTTTGAATACGCTAGGTACATTTATAGGCTGGGTTATTATTAAAATACTATATTGGATCAAGAACATGCTGAAAGCACGTTTCAAAAAAAGATGAAAGGACTTCTTTACGAAGTCCTTTTTGCATCTTGTTGATAGAAACACTTAATGCAGCGTCTTACGGAAGAATGTGAGGATTCAACGATAATGTGCTGACAATTTTGCTGAACAAATAATAACTTTCCTTCAAGCTGCTTAATTTGTTTTTTAAGCTGTTCTACTTCATTATTGATAGATATTTGAACCACTGTTAACAAACTCTTTAGCTTTTTCTTTCATTCCTTCTTTTCTTACTTCGTTTACATCTTTTTCATTTTCTTGAGCCATGTTACGAATATCTTGAGAAATACGCATCGAACAGAATTTAGGTCCACACATTGAACAGAAATGGGCTGTTTTAGCACCTTCAGCGGGAAGTGTTTCATCGTGATATTCTTTTGCGCGCTCTGGATCTAGTGACAGGTTAAATTGATCATTCCATCTAAATTCAAATCTTGCTTTAGACAGAGCATTATCGCGTTTTTGTGCTCCTGGATGGCCTTTTGCTAGGTCAGCAGCATGCGCAGCAATTTTATAGGTGATAACGCCTTCGCGAACGTCTTCTTTATTCGGGAGTCCTAAATGTTCTTTTGGCGTTACGTAGCAAAGCATAGCTGTCCCAAACCAGCCAATCATTGCAGCACCAATACCTGATGTAATATGGTCATAGCCTGGAGCGATGTCGGTTGTAAGCGGTCCAAGAGTATAGAAGGGGGCTTCCTGGCATATTTCCATTTGTTTATCTACGTTTTCTTTGATGAGATGCATTGGAACATGTCCAGGACCTTCAATCATAACTTGAACATCGTGTTTCCAAGCAATTTTAGTTAATTCACCAAGCGTTTCTAATTCACCGAACTGTGCCTCATCATTAGCATCTGCAATGGAACCAGGACGTAGCCCATCGCCAAGCGAAATAGCAATATCGTATGCTTTACAGATTTCACAGATTTCTTCAAAGCGAGTATATAAAAAGTTCTCTTCATGATGAGCTAAACACCACTGCGCCAAGATGGATCCTCCGCGTGAAACAATACCTGTCGTACGTTTCGCTGTCAGAGGAATATAACGTAAAAGAACACCTGCGTGAATAGTAAAGTAATCAACACCTTGTTCTGCTTGTTCAATTAATGTATCGCGGTATGCTTCCCACGTTAGATCTTCTGCTACGCCTTTTACTTTTTCAAGCGCTTGGTAAATAGGAACGGTCCCTACAGGAACAGGCGAGTTGCGGATAATCCATTCGCGTGTTGTGTGGATATCC
The genomic region above belongs to Priestia megaterium and contains:
- a CDS encoding GerAB/ArcD/ProY family transporter translates to MNKNSISASQLFFIILQTQIGIGVLGLPYNLFKTAHTDGWISMLISGCIIQVITLFHWGLTHRLPGLTLYQMTSKLLGKWIGNFLNVGYVFYYIIVSSVITVLYVNVLKRWLYHLTPAYVLVLLLVVIALYFAKENVRNIGRFFTIVSVFLIILVLLVSNAYKEADVRYLFPIGHSGIQNILLASKEGSISMLGFEAILILAPFVKAKSTMTLKMVMLSNCIVTILYVYIIIACYMFFSPDEILIVPEPVLYILKATQNSVIERIDLVFITFWIISVITSLIMYVYISSVGMQEIFKKKTHRPFVPIVLIFVTGLSIYFSRTDNLVAALSQATNYLIYVFIFCIPICLLILSWIRKGTVKNEV
- the trmL gene encoding tRNA (uridine(34)/cytosine(34)/5-carboxymethylaminomethyluridine(34)-2'-O)-methyltransferase TrmL yields the protein MGVHVVLFQPEIPANTGNIARTCAATNTTLHLVRPLGFSTDDKMLKRAGLDYWEFVNVVYHDSLEEVFEKYPEAGFYFITKFGQQPHTTFDYSDLEQDHFFVFGRETKGLPKHIIEENMERCLRLPMTENVRSLNLSNTAAILIYEALRQQNYAGLS
- a CDS encoding DUF3231 family protein, whose product is MNENIKSEMQKHQQNQRLNAAELGYLWAQYLGDTLYVCVLGYFLSVVKDPEIKELLKKAHQFSQTHVDELTELFSSEKIPIPVGFGEQDVNKGVPALFDDIFMAIYVNEMAIGGMKKYARALSAVRRQDIYDHLSRCVKESDILLENSNHVILRKSMLMRPPVIPYPVKVNFVDEKTFISPFFSQMHPLTSLEVTAIQEIVNTNVLGKTLMLAFSQVATTQKLRSYFFDGVKLASKQIKHFTELLSEADLPSPRLLDAYVTNSTISPFSDKLMMYHTSTAVTIAIDNCGAGLSMAFRSDVAVEFSQLIGRIGKYGKDGIRIMIEQGWMEEPPMATDRKKLAEK
- the yhbH gene encoding sporulation protein YhbH — translated: MGKEVDKSFAVSKEDWSLHRKGHDDQKRHQEKIKEAIKNNLPDLITEENIVMSNGREVVKIPIKSLDEYRIRYNYDKNKHVGQGDGDSKVGDVVARDGSAGDGQKGAGKGQGAGDQAGEDYFEAEVSLMELQEALFAQLELPNLQRKESDQIVVEHIEFNDIRRTGLMGNIDKKRTMMSAYKRNAMTGKPAFHPIYPEDLKFKTWNEVIKPESKAVVLAMMDTSGSMGIWEKYMARSFFFWMTRFLRTKYETVEIEFIAHHTEAKVVSEEDFFSKGESGGTICSSAYRKALELINQKYDPSRYNIYPFHFSDGDNLTSDNARCVKLVNELMKVSNMFGYGEVNQYNRHSTLMSAYKNIQDESFRHFILKQKSDVFHAMKSFFRKETEDQKYA
- a CDS encoding spore germination protein, which encodes MALLIKRRSKWKKSPISLEAEEKAEIEPGKNIEEIVKELEERLDYSNDIGKRQLKFNHESALLVYFVPLMDSMKLNDHVIKPLLIEKEGEIKEVIQAASITPAKDLDEMISLMSRGASILLIENDSFVYAIDSTKTATREVNQALNEKVVRGSQESFVESLDKNLNMMRQKFLDGSLIVRYIEVGSISRTRVAVLYLKNIANIEICNMIIDRIKQIEVDGVDSGSVIEEALEDSPLSPFPQLLNTERPDRVMGNLLEGRMAVLTNGNSSALIAPVNFFTFYQSPEDYNTRALYGSFFRLLRVFSFFVAMSLPAIYIATISFHYELIPLDLVFTVKGSLENVPFPPIVEAFIMVLILELLKEASLRLPSSIAQTIGVVGGLVIGTAIVEASLVSNMMIIVIALTAVSSFVVPSNEMSTTLRILSFPMMIGAAAFGYLGIVFVLVLIVMHLVILESITMPYLIPFAPFKFSGLKDVFIRMHQLYLNERPANAKPQKRQRQKAIRNWDSNE
- a CDS encoding cation diffusion facilitator family transporter, which produces MNNSIRESIAKKVAWISVWSNIALTLGKVIVGWIGNSDAVFADGIHSAADVFASIIVLLVIRVANKPADDDHPYGHGKAEVIVSGIVGIILLLVSFYVVFEGVVGLFHPVESPNILAMWIAVISYIAKVLLYRYSLNVAKQHHSKAIEAIAFDHKADIVASIAAAIGVLLSIIGDKMDVQLLLYGDKIASIFVAYLIFNIARQMMGESFQILMEGNIDEELLKELEESIYEFEDVKRIDRVRAREHGHYILVDVRISIDHFKTIKEGHDLGREIKATLMKKHDNIQEVLIHLNPYFPD
- a CDS encoding VanZ family protein, whose product is MNVSIRSIVKKVMFILFIAYGAVVIYATLIRENEHVYGKAMNLDLFSTIRLMWDSGNIMLTLTNILGNIVMFAPLGMFIPLFMKWFDGFIQVFTTGFLISFLIEILQYKLTERVFDIDDIFLNTLGTFIGWVIIKILYWIKNMLKARFKKR
- a CDS encoding PrkA family serine protein kinase; amino-acid sequence: MDILKKVERYREEENRLKWEGTFEEYLKLIKDEPLIAQPAHSRVYNMIKDAGIEEVNGKRHYKFFSGQMFGLEDSLERLVEEYFHPAAKRLDVRKRILLLMGPVSGGKSTLVTMLKRGLEAYSLTDRGAVYAIKGCPMHEDPLHLIPHHLRKDFFEEYGIRIEGNLSPLNTMRLEEEYGGRIEDVIIERIFFSEDKRTGIGTFSPSDPKSQDIADLTGSIDFSTIAEYGSESDPRAYRFDGELNKANRGMMEFQEMLKCDEKFLWHLLSLTQEGNFKAGRFALISADELIVAHTNETEYRSFISNKKNEALHSRIIVMPVPYNLKVSDEEKIYDKMIRESDVSDVHIAPHTLRIASIFTTLTRLKEPKKGDIDLLKKMRLYDGQSVEGYNDADVEELQKEYTDEGMSGIDPRYVINRISSTIIRKDIKSINALDVLRSLKEGLAQHASISAEDRERYLNYISLARKEYDEIAKKEVQKAFVYSYEESAKTLMDNYLDNVEAYCNKNKLRDPLTGEELNPDDKLMRSIEEQIGISENAKKAFREEILIRISAYARKGKRFDYNSHERLREAIQKKLFADLKDVVKITTSTKTPDEQQLKKVNEVVARLIDEHGYNSVSANELLRYVGSLLNR
- a CDS encoding Ger(x)C family spore germination protein translates to MKYKLIKVLSICLILSFLTGCWDQKLLKDTMFLSTVAYEKKKDKVISTIAIRSYTSKEGTLVNKTYHVAGDSPRDDRTKINQQVSGIVMSAKKRIVLFENQLAKEGVLELSDVLYRTSESPLTAKYVIVEGKPSTIVELQQVGEELIGEYLDGVVHTAEVNSLVPVETLQSLCTVLFDEGKGLALPYVKLNTENKTVDVIGTALFNEDKFSGITLNPEESKVLLLLGNQKDKYMIMSHKITIHDQQYVVSYDVSGAKAKMHLKPDAMYGAKVTIPLHVKVSINEFTKNEMSSPALTKKVQEEIEKILQKKAEKVVGKLQKANCDFLEIGREAAAYHPSIWKRLKWRQDYKNISINPKVQVEIIHRGIIN